From a single Sediminibacterium sp. KACHI17 genomic region:
- the trxA gene encoding thioredoxin has protein sequence MLNHSFQKIIDSETPVLVDFYADWCGPCRMMPPVLKELKDRMGDQIKIFKVNVDEHNDVAAHFQVSSIPTLMLFKQGNLLWREPGVKNVSQLQQILQSHTS, from the coding sequence ATGCTGAATCATTCATTTCAAAAGATCATTGATAGTGAGACGCCTGTTTTGGTTGATTTCTATGCAGATTGGTGTGGCCCTTGCAGAATGATGCCCCCAGTTTTGAAAGAGTTAAAAGACAGAATGGGCGATCAGATAAAGATCTTCAAAGTAAATGTAGATGAGCACAATGATGTAGCTGCCCATTTTCAGGTTAGCAGTATTCCAACACTGATGTTATTCAAGCAGGGCAATCTTTTATGGAGAGAGCCTGGTGTAAAAAATGTATCGCAATTACAACAGATCCTACAATCACATACATCATGA
- a CDS encoding heavy metal-associated domain-containing protein, with product MTSTEIFFVENMRCNGCANTIESAIIKIPGIQGVTISLTDKKVCVMGIGINRDVIITTLAKLGYPLSGHNSLFRKATSFISCSAGR from the coding sequence ATGACAAGTACAGAGATATTTTTTGTTGAAAACATGCGTTGTAATGGTTGTGCCAACACTATTGAATCGGCAATCATCAAAATACCCGGTATACAAGGGGTCACTATTTCTTTAACCGATAAGAAAGTATGTGTGATGGGAATAGGAATCAACAGAGATGTGATCATTACAACCCTTGCTAAACTCGGATATCCTTTATCGGGGCATAATTCGCTTTTCCGTAAAGCTACTTCGTTCATTTCCTGTTCAGCCGGTCGATAA
- a CDS encoding OprD family outer membrane porin has protein sequence MLVKNTAAILLFCLLSSSASAMPEKEANVIDSNSLRAAFINGKTEVRFRYFLMITDNKKGLTDYYANAVGGGLKYETAKFHGFQAGVGGFFIFNIGSSNLNQPDAATKQMNRYEIGLFDIENASNKNDIDRLEELYLKYHFKKTTVSAGKQIINTPFINQQDGRMRPTGVEGIWLNATHKKTKWEGGILWGISPRSTVRWFNIGASIGVYPQGIRENGQAANYKDHINSRAVLLGGITHDFNNGLKVQLWEQWTENVFNTLLLQMDKKWGSSSFYTGIQGILQHAINDGGNADQSKTYIQKGNTALSFGATTGWKNKNTDLSFNYNRITERGRYLMPREWGRDPFYTFLPRERNEGFGDVHATMFKFKQIFPRQHFQTMIGLGYYALPDVTDTRLNKYGMPSYSQINIDIQYSFTGALHGMSAELLYVYKGQEGNSYDNNKYVIHKVNTSLFNLILNYHF, from the coding sequence ATGCTAGTAAAAAATACTGCAGCTATACTCCTATTCTGTTTGCTAAGCTCATCCGCATCAGCTATGCCGGAAAAAGAAGCTAACGTAATAGATAGCAATAGTCTGAGAGCCGCTTTCATCAATGGGAAAACAGAAGTTCGTTTTCGTTATTTTTTGATGATAACAGATAATAAAAAAGGGCTTACAGATTATTACGCAAATGCAGTTGGCGGTGGATTAAAATATGAAACCGCTAAGTTCCATGGGTTTCAGGCCGGTGTAGGCGGTTTTTTTATATTCAATATCGGTTCTTCCAATCTCAACCAACCAGATGCAGCCACCAAACAAATGAACAGGTATGAGATAGGTTTATTTGATATTGAAAATGCATCCAATAAAAATGATATAGACCGATTAGAAGAATTGTATCTGAAATATCATTTCAAAAAAACAACGGTCAGCGCAGGCAAGCAAATCATAAATACGCCTTTTATCAATCAGCAAGATGGCAGAATGAGACCTACCGGCGTAGAAGGTATCTGGCTCAATGCTACCCATAAAAAAACAAAATGGGAAGGAGGGATTTTATGGGGAATAAGTCCAAGAAGTACTGTGAGATGGTTCAATATCGGTGCATCTATTGGAGTGTATCCGCAAGGCATTCGTGAGAACGGACAAGCAGCCAACTATAAAGACCATATCAATAGCAGAGCTGTTCTTCTTGGTGGTATTACACATGATTTTAACAATGGACTGAAAGTGCAGCTATGGGAACAGTGGACAGAAAATGTTTTCAATACGCTTTTGCTGCAAATGGATAAAAAATGGGGCTCTTCTTCTTTCTATACTGGTATACAAGGAATCCTGCAACATGCTATCAATGATGGAGGAAACGCAGATCAAAGTAAAACTTATATTCAAAAAGGAAATACAGCACTTAGTTTCGGTGCAACAACAGGTTGGAAAAATAAAAACACGGACCTCTCTTTCAACTACAACCGAATTACGGAACGAGGACGTTATCTAATGCCGAGAGAATGGGGAAGAGATCCATTTTATACCTTTCTTCCAAGGGAAAGGAATGAGGGATTTGGGGATGTACATGCCACTATGTTCAAATTCAAGCAAATATTCCCCCGTCAACATTTTCAGACAATGATCGGCTTAGGTTACTATGCTTTGCCGGATGTAACGGATACGAGGCTCAACAAATATGGAATGCCCTCATATTCTCAGATCAATATAGACATCCAATATTCTTTTACAGGCGCATTACATGGCATGAGTGCTGAATTGTTATATGTATATAAAGGACAAGAAGGAAATAGTTATGACAATAACAAATATGTTATTCATAAAGTGAACACATCATTATTCAACTTAATTTTAAACTACCATTTTTAA
- a CDS encoding c-type cytochrome codes for MWRKIQSDWPAYLLSFVVLLIILTKAIKTDQRQQPTVSNDSTWHAPSMYLNPIKDKQERDLISYGKELIANTSAYLGPKGSVMQISNGMNCQNCHLDAGTKPNGNNFSAVYANYPLFRERSGKVESIYKRVSDCFERSLNGTTPDSNSREYQAIHAYIQWVGKDVPKGTHPKGSGIKRPNYLERAADPEKGKKVYAIHCERCHGSNGEGQLNPENTGYSYPPLWGKNSYNTGAGLYRLSNFAGYIQENMPFNEVTDQHKLTDEEAWDIAAYVNSQPRPVMKENHDWPHLNKKPIDHPFGPYADSFSEQQHKYGPFLPILFARDKN; via the coding sequence ATGTGGAGAAAGATTCAATCAGATTGGCCTGCATACTTACTATCCTTCGTAGTGCTATTGATCATATTGACAAAAGCAATAAAGACGGATCAGAGACAACAACCTACTGTATCGAATGATAGTACCTGGCATGCCCCTAGCATGTATCTTAATCCTATAAAAGATAAACAGGAAAGAGATTTGATCTCTTATGGTAAAGAGTTGATCGCAAATACCTCCGCATACCTGGGGCCTAAAGGAAGCGTGATGCAGATCAGTAATGGCATGAATTGTCAGAACTGTCACTTGGATGCAGGTACTAAGCCCAATGGCAATAATTTCAGTGCTGTGTATGCTAATTATCCATTATTCAGAGAGCGCAGTGGTAAAGTGGAAAGCATTTATAAAAGAGTCAGCGATTGTTTTGAAAGAAGTTTAAATGGTACTACACCGGATAGTAATAGCCGAGAGTATCAGGCCATACATGCATACATTCAATGGGTTGGAAAAGATGTACCTAAAGGAACACATCCAAAAGGAAGTGGTATCAAGAGGCCGAATTACTTAGAACGAGCTGCTGATCCTGAAAAAGGTAAAAAAGTTTACGCCATTCATTGCGAACGTTGTCATGGATCCAATGGTGAAGGTCAATTGAATCCGGAGAATACAGGATACAGCTATCCACCACTCTGGGGCAAGAACAGTTATAATACCGGTGCAGGTTTGTACAGACTCAGCAATTTCGCCGGATACATTCAAGAAAATATGCCTTTTAATGAGGTAACAGATCAGCATAAACTTACAGATGAAGAAGCCTGGGATATTGCAGCATACGTGAATAGTCAACCCAGACCTGTCATGAAAGAGAACCATGACTGGCCGCATCTCAACAAAAAACCCATAGATCATCCTTTTGGTCCGTATGCAGACAGCTTTAGTGAGCAACAACATAAATACGGTCCATTTTTACCGATTCTTTTTGCAAGAGATAAAAACTAA
- a CDS encoding YeeE/YedE thiosulfate transporter family protein translates to MFATQSFRTMKEFLQQPWPWYVAGVLIGLIVPALLILGNKHFGISANLRHACAACFPSNINFFNYDWKKESWNLFFVGGILIGAMIAIFGLPDPNPVVVNPDLVSELNTYGINDFSSMVPKQLVSWESLFTARGLIMMVGGGFLVGFGSRYAGGCTSGHAIMGLSNLQWPSLVATCCFMAGGFLMANLILPFIMKL, encoded by the coding sequence ATTTTTGCTACTCAATCATTTAGAACAATGAAAGAATTTTTACAACAGCCATGGCCCTGGTATGTGGCCGGTGTTTTGATCGGACTGATCGTTCCCGCATTATTGATTTTAGGAAACAAACATTTTGGCATTTCAGCGAATCTTCGTCATGCCTGTGCCGCCTGTTTTCCTTCCAATATCAATTTCTTTAATTATGATTGGAAAAAGGAAAGCTGGAATTTATTTTTCGTTGGTGGCATATTGATCGGAGCAATGATCGCCATATTCGGATTGCCAGATCCCAACCCGGTTGTTGTGAATCCGGATCTCGTTAGTGAATTGAATACCTACGGCATCAATGATTTCAGCAGCATGGTACCAAAACAATTGGTGTCTTGGGAGTCATTGTTTACAGCTAGAGGCCTGATTATGATGGTAGGCGGTGGTTTCTTAGTAGGTTTCGGTTCTCGCTATGCAGGCGGATGTACCAGTGGACATGCAATCATGGGATTGAGCAATCTTCAATGGCCATCATTGGTAGCTACCTGTTGTTTCATGGCCGGCGGATTTCTCATGGCCAATCTGATTCTCCCATTCATTATGAAATTATAA
- a CDS encoding DUF6691 family protein, producing the protein MASEKNIQETLTDFEVRSLDTVCVNESTQQHPWWYNFKYLTVGILFGIVFVKAEIISWFRMQEMFRFQSFHMYGVIGTAVVVGAISVALIKKFKVKTIHGEEIHFTPKKFNKGQIIGGLIFGLGWALTGACPGPIFAQIGMGITVMIIVLLSAIAGTWVYGYFRDRLPH; encoded by the coding sequence ATGGCTTCTGAAAAAAATATACAAGAGACATTAACAGATTTTGAAGTACGCTCACTTGATACTGTTTGTGTGAATGAATCCACACAACAACACCCCTGGTGGTATAACTTTAAATACTTAACAGTGGGTATTTTATTCGGAATTGTATTTGTAAAAGCAGAGATCATTTCATGGTTCAGAATGCAGGAAATGTTTCGCTTTCAAAGTTTTCACATGTATGGGGTAATCGGTACCGCTGTAGTTGTAGGTGCCATCTCTGTTGCACTGATCAAAAAGTTCAAGGTGAAAACGATTCATGGAGAAGAGATCCACTTTACACCCAAAAAATTCAATAAAGGACAAATCATTGGCGGATTGATCTTTGGTTTGGGATGGGCTTTAACCGGTGCTTGTCCGGGTCCCATTTTTGCACAAATCGGTATGGGCATTACGGTCATGATCATAGTATTACTAAGTGCTATCGCGGGCACTTGGGTATATGGGTATTTCAGAGACCGATTGCCACACTAA
- a CDS encoding MFS transporter: MQGLQKNAHQFFLLVLVNAFVGAMIGLERSVLSGLGKEVFDLSEYAVILSFILAFGITKALANLTVAFLSNTLTRKKILIIGWLFALPVPFLLMYASSWKWVILANILLGINQGLAWSSTVIMKIDLVGPKNRGLAMGINEFAGYLSVGLAALLAGNIAATWGYKWYPFLPGVFFVLAGLLVSIFLVKDTTDFVIHETGQSNLQQHPDLWTKVSWQHHNMGTTTLNGLINNMNDAIVWGLLPLLLMQRNFTIEQIAWVAGIYPAVWGLSQLFSGKMGDRFCKKQIISAGMFLQGVAILMFVLFHSFIVTVAASTLLGIGTALVYPNFLTVIAEHLHPSQRAKGLSIFRFWRDSGYVFGAILAGILADRFGLSITLIIISMITILGGVLAETRMCCTLRNFWKSNICSETAVY; the protein is encoded by the coding sequence ATGCAGGGTCTCCAAAAAAATGCGCATCAGTTTTTCCTCTTGGTATTGGTGAATGCTTTTGTCGGAGCGATGATCGGACTTGAGCGTTCAGTATTATCAGGATTGGGTAAAGAGGTTTTTGATCTCAGTGAATATGCAGTCATTCTCTCTTTTATTCTCGCCTTTGGCATTACAAAAGCATTGGCGAATCTGACTGTCGCTTTTTTATCGAATACACTCACCCGAAAAAAGATACTGATCATTGGATGGCTGTTTGCACTGCCCGTTCCATTCTTACTCATGTATGCCAGCTCCTGGAAATGGGTGATCCTAGCGAATATTTTATTGGGCATCAACCAAGGACTTGCCTGGTCATCTACAGTGATCATGAAAATTGATCTGGTAGGACCCAAGAACAGAGGACTTGCCATGGGCATCAATGAATTTGCGGGTTATTTATCCGTTGGACTGGCGGCATTATTAGCCGGTAATATTGCAGCAACATGGGGCTATAAGTGGTATCCTTTTTTACCTGGTGTATTCTTTGTATTGGCAGGTTTACTTGTTTCCATCTTTTTAGTCAAAGACACCACAGATTTTGTGATACATGAAACAGGTCAAAGCAATCTTCAGCAACATCCAGATCTTTGGACTAAAGTAAGTTGGCAACACCATAATATGGGAACAACTACTTTGAATGGCTTGATCAATAATATGAATGATGCGATCGTATGGGGTCTGCTTCCTTTATTATTGATGCAACGTAATTTTACTATCGAACAGATTGCTTGGGTAGCCGGTATCTATCCGGCTGTTTGGGGTCTTTCACAATTATTCAGTGGTAAAATGGGAGACCGGTTTTGTAAAAAACAGATCATCAGTGCGGGTATGTTCTTACAAGGTGTGGCCATACTCATGTTTGTTCTTTTCCATTCATTTATAGTAACGGTAGCAGCTTCTACATTACTTGGCATTGGAACCGCTCTGGTCTATCCGAACTTTTTGACAGTGATCGCAGAGCATTTACATCCCTCACAAAGAGCCAAGGGATTGAGTATTTTTCGATTCTGGAGAGATAGTGGCTATGTATTTGGTGCAATACTGGCAGGAATACTAGCAGATCGATTTGGCTTATCAATTACACTCATCATCATTTCCATGATCACTATTCTGGGAGGAGTTTTAGCTGAAACCAGAATGTGTTGTACCCTTCGCAATTTCTGGAAATCAAATATATGTTCAGAGACGGCTGTGTATTAA